A portion of the Algisphaera agarilytica genome contains these proteins:
- the lpxC gene encoding UDP-3-O-acyl-N-acetylglucosamine deacetylase — protein MDSHQHTISTPQSMSGRGLFHGVPVNLTFLPAPANHGIVFRRTDLNNAEIPVSVEHVTKRVRRTAIKVGEASVDTIEHCMSAVAAHAIDNLIIELDGPEVPAMDGSSLPFYETLLKAGIAKQDTPRRRLVVKTPVVIREDDAMVAALPSPDPGMQVVYELDYTGVSKVIGRQLKTFDLDDPEADYAKEIAPSRTFSLEAEAMAAQKAGLFPHLTVDTALVIGDDGPLGTNEFRFDDEPVRHKMLDLIGDLYLLGAPIQGRIVAYKSGHPMNHRLVRELIKQHEAARLKDLAHHHSVLDVRRLFRMMPHRYPMLLVDRVVEIVGDQRAVGVKNVTINEPFFQGHYPNTPIMPGVLVVEAMAQLSGVLIGQSLEQVGKLPVLLSLDRVKLRKPVTPGDQLMLIAEAVKIRSRIAHMHCRAYVAEELAAEAQVKFMMVDDEAE, from the coding sequence ATGGATTCACACCAGCACACCATCTCGACCCCCCAGTCCATGTCCGGACGCGGGCTGTTCCACGGCGTGCCGGTCAACCTCACGTTCCTCCCCGCCCCGGCCAACCACGGCATCGTCTTCCGACGCACCGACCTCAACAACGCCGAGATCCCCGTCTCCGTCGAGCACGTCACCAAACGTGTCCGCCGCACCGCGATCAAGGTCGGCGAGGCTTCGGTCGACACCATCGAACACTGCATGTCGGCCGTCGCCGCCCACGCCATCGACAACCTCATCATCGAGCTCGACGGCCCCGAGGTCCCGGCGATGGACGGCTCGTCGCTGCCGTTCTACGAAACCCTGCTCAAGGCGGGCATTGCGAAACAAGACACCCCCCGCCGCCGGCTGGTCGTGAAGACCCCCGTGGTCATCCGCGAAGACGACGCCATGGTCGCCGCGCTGCCCAGCCCCGACCCGGGCATGCAGGTCGTCTACGAACTCGACTACACCGGGGTGTCGAAAGTCATCGGCCGGCAGCTCAAGACGTTCGACCTGGACGACCCCGAAGCGGACTACGCCAAGGAGATCGCGCCGAGCCGAACCTTCAGCCTCGAGGCCGAGGCGATGGCCGCGCAGAAGGCCGGGCTGTTCCCGCACCTGACCGTGGACACCGCGCTGGTCATCGGCGACGACGGCCCGCTGGGCACCAACGAGTTCCGCTTCGACGATGAGCCGGTCCGTCACAAGATGCTCGACCTGATCGGCGACCTGTATCTCCTGGGCGCACCGATCCAGGGCCGGATCGTGGCCTACAAGTCGGGCCACCCGATGAACCACCGCCTCGTACGCGAGCTGATCAAACAGCACGAGGCCGCCCGGCTCAAGGACCTGGCCCACCACCACTCGGTGCTGGATGTCCGCCGGCTCTTTCGCATGATGCCCCACCGCTACCCCATGCTCCTGGTGGACCGGGTGGTGGAGATCGTGGGGGACCAAAGAGCTGTAGGTGTAAAAAACGTAACGATTAACGAGCCGTTTTTTCAGGGCCACTACCCCAATACTCCGATAATGCCTGGTGTACTGGTCGTGGAAGCGATGGCCCAATTGTCGGGCGTGCTGATCGGCCAATCCCTGGAGCAGGTCGGCAAATTGCCGGTGCTCCTCAGTCTGGACCGCGTCAAGCTTCGTAAGCCGGTGACGCCCGGCGACCAACTCATGCTCATCGCCGAGGCGGTGAAGATCCGCAGCCGAATCGCACACATGCACTGCCGGGCCTACGTGGCCGAGGAACTCGCCGCCGAGGCGCAAGTGAAGTTCATGATGGTCGACGACGAGGCGGAATAA
- a CDS encoding class I adenylate-forming enzyme family protein produces MSILRKIMRKAITHPAKVAVIDDQREYTFFKIAAGALFAAKAIEQATQKDKIGIMLPTSGAFTVAFLGTWLAKKTPVPLNYLLSQDELAHVVADSGIDTIITAGKMIEAITGLGIDVEALPGDVKLMKLEDVSFKGLPPLRMPPKLADDDLAVLLYTSGTSGKPKGVMLSEKNIRTNIEDSMEHAGLTKCDTFLGVLPQFHTFGLTVLTLLPLFGGGRVVYTARFNPRKIMDLMREHRPQLFIGVPSMLGALLNVKSASPDDWKSLRYVICGGEPLPQAVYDGYKDKLGVEINEGYGLTETSPVTNWSTPENTRLHSVGLPLPSVQNFIVDDNDKLLGRDQEGEILISAPSVMQGYYQLPELTDKVILTLDVPDDPNIGSSGHRAKRGGPTRCFRTGDIGKIDKDGYLYITGRKKEMLIIGGENVFPREIEEVLNRHETVNASAVIGRADDSRGEVAIAFVELAEDAEFDEGALKTYCRDNMAPFKVPKEIRVLDELPRNPTGKILRRALSAD; encoded by the coding sequence ATGAGCATCCTGCGAAAGATCATGCGAAAGGCCATCACCCACCCCGCGAAGGTGGCGGTGATCGACGACCAGCGCGAGTACACGTTCTTCAAGATCGCGGCCGGTGCGCTGTTTGCCGCCAAGGCGATCGAGCAGGCCACGCAGAAAGACAAGATCGGCATCATGCTGCCGACCAGCGGCGCGTTCACCGTCGCGTTTCTGGGGACCTGGCTGGCCAAGAAGACGCCGGTGCCGCTGAACTACCTGCTGTCGCAGGACGAGCTGGCCCACGTCGTGGCCGACAGCGGCATCGACACCATCATCACCGCCGGGAAGATGATCGAGGCGATCACGGGCCTGGGCATCGACGTCGAGGCGTTGCCCGGCGATGTGAAGCTGATGAAGCTCGAGGACGTGTCTTTCAAGGGCCTGCCCCCGCTGCGGATGCCGCCCAAGCTGGCCGACGACGACCTGGCGGTCCTGCTCTACACCTCGGGCACCTCGGGCAAGCCCAAGGGCGTGATGCTCAGCGAGAAGAACATCCGCACCAACATCGAAGACTCCATGGAACACGCGGGCCTGACCAAGTGTGACACGTTCCTGGGCGTGCTGCCGCAGTTCCACACGTTCGGGCTGACCGTGCTCACGCTGCTGCCGCTCTTCGGCGGGGGACGGGTGGTGTACACCGCGCGGTTCAACCCACGCAAGATCATGGACCTGATGCGCGAGCACCGGCCGCAGCTTTTCATCGGCGTGCCGTCGATGCTCGGCGCGCTGCTCAACGTGAAGAGCGCCTCGCCCGACGACTGGAAGAGCCTGCGTTACGTCATCTGCGGAGGCGAGCCGCTGCCCCAGGCGGTGTACGACGGGTACAAAGACAAGCTCGGCGTCGAGATCAACGAGGGCTACGGCCTCACCGAAACCTCACCCGTCACCAACTGGTCCACCCCCGAAAACACCCGCCTCCACTCCGTCGGCCTGCCGCTGCCCAGCGTGCAGAACTTCATCGTCGACGACAACGACAAGCTGCTCGGCCGCGACCAGGAAGGCGAAATCCTCATCTCGGCCCCCAGCGTCATGCAGGGCTACTACCAGCTGCCCGAACTCACCGACAAGGTCATCCTGACGCTGGACGTGCCCGACGATCCGAACATCGGCTCGTCCGGGCACCGCGCTAAACGCGGCGGCCCGACCCGCTGCTTCCGCACCGGCGACATCGGCAAGATCGACAAGGATGGGTACCTCTACATCACCGGCCGCAAGAAAGAGATGCTCATCATCGGCGGCGAGAACGTCTTCCCCCGCGAGATCGAAGAGGTGCTCAACCGCCACGAGACCGTGAACGCCTCGGCGGTCATCGGCCGGGCCGACGACTCCCGCGGCGAGGTGGCGATCGCGTTCGTCGAGCTGGCCGAGGACGCCGAGTTCGACGAAGGGGCGCTCAAGACCTACTGCCGGGACAACATGGCACCGTTCAAGGTGCCCAAAGAAATCCGCGTGCTCGACGAGCTGCCGCGTAACCCCACCGGCAAGATCCTGCGTCGAGCGCTGTCGGCAGACTGA
- a CDS encoding OmpH family outer membrane protein translates to MKNSIVIVALVAALTLGLYVTAGGQAGGAATPTKVAVVNLQDVINQCAQQAAFLAEGKAKAESLKAEQQQRQQQIATISTTLDTLQVGGDAWNKKREELQQKTLEMQVWVQMQEQNGQLDQARQFAEIYIAANEASAAIAQAAGYDVVLQGGELPDLMRLNIQQLQTVVQTRKVIYSGDAVDITNAVLQRMNADFDQR, encoded by the coding sequence ATGAAGAATTCGATCGTAATCGTTGCCCTGGTCGCCGCGTTGACCCTGGGTCTGTACGTCACCGCGGGCGGTCAGGCCGGCGGCGCCGCGACCCCCACGAAGGTGGCGGTGGTGAACCTGCAGGACGTCATCAACCAGTGTGCCCAGCAGGCCGCGTTCCTCGCCGAGGGCAAGGCCAAGGCCGAGTCGCTCAAGGCCGAGCAGCAGCAGCGCCAGCAACAGATCGCAACCATCTCCACCACCCTCGACACGCTGCAAGTCGGCGGCGACGCGTGGAACAAGAAGCGTGAAGAACTCCAGCAGAAGACCCTGGAGATGCAGGTCTGGGTCCAGATGCAAGAGCAGAACGGCCAACTCGATCAGGCCCGCCAGTTCGCCGAGATCTACATCGCTGCGAACGAAGCCTCGGCCGCCATCGCCCAGGCCGCCGGCTACGACGTCGTCCTGCAAGGCGGCGAACTGCCCGACCTGATGCGGCTCAACATCCAGCAACTCCAAACCGTGGTGCAGACCCGGAAGGTGATCTACTCCGGCGACGCCGTGGACATCACCAACGCCGTGCTGCAACGCATGAACGCTGACTTCGATCAACGCTAA
- a CDS encoding sulfatase-like hydrolase/transferase, with translation MKYLTSLFVSCFVIALTADRAVAAEPGQTDRPNIVYILIDDLSWFTMTSYGATAVTSGQQHFKDVPLSMPHIDALASGGVMCEQAYVYPICEPTRVAILSGMHNGRNFIAPKALHESQITISDVFKRAGYATGMFGKWKQTRGTKEISAADYIFRFGWDEYLCFDVANKAPGWSRFLDPTLYHNGEVLHFTKDDKDPVTGRRVYGPDVCNRALLKFIDDHKDQPFFVYYPMILVHDEHTPTPDTVPASAYDNFDIKGDFKHGAMKGDARQYFPDMLAYMDKLIGKVVEKLEEHDLRENTLIVIMGDNGTKAVFEATQPDGSKIAGGKGHSRFTGEHVGLIFNQPGTVPAGGAGQARTFSGLVDATDIYPTFLEACGIDIPNPDRIDGISVWPQVIGRANGAGRQAIFKWYNGNRKITDLEKKIEFAHTADFKRYAPHHDFPNGRFFDLRDNPWEEQGKKGPKIGWQNFFYHGLDVNQLTPEQQAAYDMLGETLDEKAYVPVKSLKIAAPSQAVSRGQTIDLTCAVIPANATRNNVIWESSNPKIASIDKFGTVTGHKTGSVTITVYSWDDANPVANPNMTEFLRDGVKDTVKIEVRRESLTSTMR, from the coding sequence ATGAAATACTTAACTTCTTTGTTTGTGTCGTGCTTCGTCATCGCGTTGACTGCGGATCGGGCCGTGGCGGCCGAGCCCGGGCAGACCGATCGGCCCAACATCGTCTACATCCTGATCGACGACCTGAGCTGGTTCACGATGACCTCCTACGGGGCCACGGCCGTGACCTCCGGGCAGCAGCACTTCAAAGACGTGCCGTTGTCGATGCCCCACATCGATGCGCTGGCTTCGGGCGGGGTGATGTGTGAGCAGGCGTATGTCTATCCCATCTGCGAGCCGACGCGGGTCGCGATCCTCTCGGGCATGCACAACGGCCGAAACTTCATCGCGCCCAAGGCGCTGCACGAATCCCAGATCACCATCAGCGACGTGTTCAAACGCGCGGGCTACGCCACGGGCATGTTCGGCAAATGGAAGCAGACGCGCGGCACGAAAGAGATCTCCGCGGCCGACTACATCTTCCGTTTCGGCTGGGACGAGTACCTGTGCTTCGATGTGGCGAACAAGGCCCCGGGTTGGAGCCGGTTCCTCGACCCGACGCTGTATCACAACGGCGAGGTGCTGCACTTCACCAAGGACGACAAAGACCCCGTCACCGGCCGGCGCGTGTACGGCCCGGACGTGTGCAACCGCGCGCTGCTGAAGTTCATCGACGACCACAAGGACCAGCCGTTCTTCGTGTACTACCCGATGATCCTGGTGCACGACGAACACACCCCCACCCCCGACACCGTGCCCGCCTCGGCCTACGACAACTTCGACATCAAGGGCGACTTCAAGCACGGCGCGATGAAGGGCGACGCCAGGCAGTACTTCCCCGACATGCTCGCCTATATGGACAAGCTCATCGGCAAGGTCGTTGAGAAGCTCGAAGAGCACGACCTGCGCGAGAACACGCTGATCGTCATCATGGGCGACAACGGTACCAAGGCCGTCTTCGAAGCCACCCAGCCCGACGGCAGCAAGATCGCCGGCGGCAAAGGCCACAGCCGATTCACCGGCGAACACGTCGGGCTGATCTTCAACCAGCCCGGCACCGTGCCCGCGGGCGGCGCGGGTCAGGCGCGCACGTTCTCCGGCCTGGTCGACGCGACGGACATCTACCCCACGTTCCTCGAGGCCTGCGGCATCGACATCCCCAACCCCGACCGCATCGACGGCATCAGCGTTTGGCCGCAGGTGATCGGCCGGGCCAACGGCGCGGGGCGTCAGGCGATCTTCAAGTGGTACAACGGCAACCGCAAGATCACCGACCTCGAGAAGAAGATCGAGTTCGCCCACACTGCCGACTTCAAACGCTACGCCCCGCACCACGACTTCCCCAACGGCCGGTTCTTCGACCTCCGCGACAACCCCTGGGAAGAGCAGGGCAAGAAGGGCCCGAAGATCGGCTGGCAGAACTTCTTCTACCACGGGCTGGACGTGAATCAGCTCACCCCCGAACAGCAGGCGGCCTACGACATGCTCGGCGAAACGCTCGACGAGAAAGCCTACGTCCCGGTGAAGTCGCTGAAGATCGCCGCCCCGAGCCAGGCGGTGTCGCGCGGCCAGACGATCGACCTGACCTGCGCGGTGATCCCCGCCAACGCCACCCGTAACAACGTGATCTGGGAATCCAGCAACCCGAAGATCGCGTCGATCGACAAGTTCGGCACCGTCACCGGGCACAAGACCGGCAGCGTGACGATCACGGTGTACTCCTGGGACGACGCCAACCCGGTGGCGAACCCCAACATGACCGAGTTCCTCCGCGACGGCGTGAAAGACACGGTGAAAATCGAGGTGCGACGGGAAAGCCTAACTTCAACGATGCGATAG
- a CDS encoding PilZ domain-containing protein, whose product MKDAPEAHAQNRRRHGRLKTEGTESSLGSVVDISASGMRIHRKGAIPVQEGEKFRIDVQIDKEIMSIDVIVRRIRKLGRRKFEFGIEFINMSDEDRMRLTRLARIAATSARAMW is encoded by the coding sequence ATGAAAGATGCTCCGGAGGCACACGCTCAGAACCGCCGTCGCCACGGCCGTCTCAAGACCGAGGGCACCGAGTCGTCGCTGGGCAGCGTCGTGGACATCTCCGCCTCGGGGATGCGGATCCACCGCAAGGGCGCGATCCCCGTCCAGGAAGGCGAGAAGTTCCGCATCGATGTGCAGATCGACAAAGAAATCATGTCCATCGATGTCATCGTCCGCCGTATCCGCAAGCTCGGCCGACGCAAGTTCGAGTTCGGCATCGAGTTCATCAACATGAGCGATGAAGACCGCATGCGTCTGACGCGTCTGGCCCGGATCGCGGCGACCAGCGCCCGCGCGATGTGGTGA
- the lpxD gene encoding UDP-3-O-(3-hydroxymyristoyl)glucosamine N-acyltransferase: MTEYTPQTVAELLEGRLVGDPDLAITGLAEISTAKPGDLTFVGESGYAPRWGTSQASVAIVTEGIELEPGEGRALVFVENADLAMARVLDAIAPEPAKPEPGIHATAVVHDTAELGEDVTVGAYCVIGPGVKVGARTVLHNHVTLLDDVRLGEDCVMWPNVVIRERCKVGSRCIFEPGCIIGADGFGYRPDMTGERPRIVKIPHLGNVEIGDEVELGACVTIDRGKFDATTIGQGTKIDNKVQIGHNCKIGQMVVMSGCSAVAGSVKIGDGTLVGGAVIFRDHVTVGRGCKIAGGAGISGDIPDGEEWLGYNASNAKEAIRELMAIKKLPKLLKDFKALKQRVDRSEVSD; encoded by the coding sequence TTGACTGAATACACCCCCCAGACCGTGGCCGAGCTACTCGAAGGCCGACTCGTGGGCGATCCCGACCTGGCCATTACCGGCCTCGCCGAGATCAGCACCGCCAAGCCCGGCGACCTCACGTTCGTCGGTGAGTCGGGCTACGCGCCGCGTTGGGGCACCAGTCAGGCGTCCGTCGCCATCGTCACCGAGGGCATCGAGCTCGAGCCCGGCGAAGGCCGGGCGCTGGTGTTCGTCGAGAACGCCGACCTGGCGATGGCCCGCGTGCTCGACGCGATCGCCCCCGAGCCCGCCAAGCCCGAGCCCGGCATCCACGCCACCGCGGTCGTGCACGACACCGCCGAGCTCGGCGAAGACGTGACCGTCGGGGCGTACTGCGTCATCGGCCCGGGTGTGAAGGTCGGGGCCCGCACCGTGCTGCACAACCATGTGACCCTGCTCGACGACGTCCGCCTCGGCGAAGACTGCGTGATGTGGCCCAACGTGGTGATCCGCGAACGCTGCAAAGTCGGCAGCCGCTGCATCTTCGAGCCGGGCTGCATCATCGGGGCCGACGGCTTCGGCTACCGCCCGGACATGACCGGCGAGCGCCCCCGCATCGTCAAGATACCTCACCTGGGCAACGTCGAGATCGGCGACGAGGTCGAACTTGGCGCCTGCGTCACCATCGACCGCGGCAAGTTCGACGCCACCACGATTGGCCAAGGGACCAAGATCGACAACAAGGTGCAGATAGGGCACAACTGCAAGATCGGCCAGATGGTCGTGATGTCCGGCTGCTCCGCGGTGGCCGGCTCGGTAAAGATCGGGGACGGCACGCTCGTGGGCGGGGCGGTGATCTTCCGTGACCACGTCACCGTCGGTAGAGGCTGCAAGATCGCGGGCGGCGCAGGCATTTCAGGCGATATCCCCGACGGCGAGGAGTGGCTGGGGTACAACGCCAGCAACGCTAAAGAGGCCATCCGTGAACTGATGGCGATCAAAAAACTCCCCAAGCTTCTCAAAGATTTCAAGGCCCTCAAGCAGCGCGTCGACCGCTCCGAGGTGAGCGACTGA
- a CDS encoding EamA family transporter, which produces MALGILLGLLTGLGHSLAYLASRWFTVDRGRPVSQLLVQGHVLMGAVCWVALPFLWPVGFAPTAEWWGQLSGLIGFFVLAQVCLLSSLRATDASRVAPLLGMKVAVLALLSVLMGMPLTGTQWTGVAMAVAAAWVLNDVGGRLAWKVTALVVGACLAYALADTFIKGTIEIAKDMTGDHSRFGIPIFTVAAVYGSLGVIALPLLGVWGSRKREAWRDTLPYAAIWLATMVALYATFASLGTVLGAILQSTRGLISILLGVMLAGMGWHHLEQKHGWAVQARRLGAAALMCLAVLLYVWGGR; this is translated from the coding sequence ATGGCCTTGGGCATCCTTTTGGGTTTGTTAACGGGGCTGGGCCACTCCTTGGCGTATCTGGCGTCGCGTTGGTTCACGGTCGATCGCGGCCGGCCGGTGTCGCAGCTGTTGGTTCAGGGACACGTGTTGATGGGGGCGGTGTGCTGGGTAGCGCTGCCGTTTCTTTGGCCCGTGGGTTTCGCGCCGACGGCGGAATGGTGGGGCCAGCTGTCGGGGCTGATCGGATTTTTTGTGCTCGCGCAGGTGTGCTTGCTGAGTTCGTTGCGTGCGACCGATGCGTCGCGGGTGGCGCCGCTGCTGGGGATGAAGGTGGCGGTGTTGGCGTTGCTCTCGGTGCTGATGGGGATGCCGTTGACCGGGACGCAGTGGACCGGCGTGGCGATGGCGGTGGCGGCGGCGTGGGTGCTCAACGATGTGGGCGGCCGGCTGGCGTGGAAGGTGACGGCGCTGGTCGTCGGGGCCTGCCTGGCGTACGCCTTGGCGGATACGTTCATCAAGGGCACCATCGAGATCGCCAAAGACATGACCGGGGACCACTCGAGGTTCGGCATCCCGATCTTCACGGTCGCCGCGGTCTACGGCAGCCTGGGCGTGATCGCGCTGCCCCTGCTCGGGGTCTGGGGCTCACGGAAGCGGGAGGCCTGGCGGGACACCCTGCCCTATGCCGCAATCTGGCTGGCAACGATGGTCGCGCTCTACGCCACGTTTGCGAGCCTGGGCACCGTGCTCGGAGCCATCCTTCAATCGACCCGCGGGCTGATCTCGATCCTGCTGGGCGTCATGCTGGCGGGCATGGGCTGGCACCACCTGGAGCAGAAGCACGGCTGGGCGGTGCAGGCGCGGCGGCTGGGCGCCGCGGCGCTGATGTGCCTCGCGGTCCTGTTGTATGTCTGGGGGGGCCGATAA
- a CDS encoding NAD-dependent epimerase/dehydratase family protein, which translates to MKTFLVTGAAGLIGSHLCERLLAAGDRVIALDNFNDYYDVDQKHANVAGFKDHENCTLAEIDIRDEAGVSQLFEQHQPDAVAHLAAMANVRYSIGRTPIYNQVNITGSINLLEAAKAHDCGNFVFASTSSIYGKTPNIPFVEDDACNLPLSAYPASKKAIELMGYTYHNLHQMNFTAVRFFSVYGPRARPDMMPFMITDRIARGETITLFDAGQMKRDWTFVDDIVSGVDAALRKPLGYEVINLGRGEPVLMADFVTMLEELIGKKAILDTPPAPASEPKQTFANIEKAQRLLGYDPQTDVRQGLEKLWAWYQKR; encoded by the coding sequence ATGAAAACCTTCCTCGTCACCGGCGCCGCGGGCCTCATCGGGTCCCACCTCTGCGAACGACTGCTCGCCGCGGGCGACCGCGTCATCGCGCTGGACAACTTCAACGACTACTACGACGTCGATCAGAAGCACGCCAACGTCGCGGGGTTCAAAGACCACGAGAACTGCACGCTCGCCGAGATCGACATCCGCGACGAGGCCGGCGTCAGCCAACTCTTCGAGCAGCACCAGCCCGACGCCGTCGCCCACCTCGCGGCGATGGCCAACGTCCGCTACTCCATCGGCCGGACCCCGATCTACAACCAGGTCAACATCACAGGCAGCATCAACCTCCTCGAAGCCGCCAAAGCCCACGACTGCGGCAACTTCGTCTTCGCCTCGACCAGCTCGATCTACGGCAAGACGCCCAACATCCCCTTCGTTGAAGACGACGCCTGCAACCTACCCCTCTCGGCCTACCCCGCCTCGAAAAAAGCCATCGAGCTGATGGGCTACACCTACCACAACCTGCACCAGATGAACTTCACCGCCGTGCGCTTCTTCAGCGTCTACGGCCCGCGGGCCCGCCCCGACATGATGCCCTTCATGATCACCGACCGCATCGCCCGCGGCGAGACCATCACGCTCTTCGATGCCGGGCAGATGAAACGCGACTGGACGTTCGTCGACGATATCGTCTCGGGCGTCGACGCGGCGCTGCGTAAACCGCTGGGCTACGAGGTCATCAACCTCGGCCGCGGCGAGCCCGTGCTCATGGCCGACTTCGTCACCATGCTCGAAGAACTCATCGGCAAGAAAGCCATCCTCGACACCCCGCCCGCCCCGGCGAGCGAGCCGAAGCAGACGTTTGCCAATATCGAAAAAGCCCAGCGCCTGCTGGGCTACGACCCGCAGACCGACGTCCGGCAGGGACTCGAAAAACTCTGGGCGTGGTATCAAAAGCGCTGA
- the lpxA gene encoding acyl-ACP--UDP-N-acetylglucosamine O-acyltransferase, with protein sequence MPEIHPLAVVDPQATLADDVRVGPFCHVGPKVTLGTGTRLVSHVTITGRTTLGENNTVWSGAVLGGDPQDLKFQGEDSQLVIGDHNEIRECVTIHKGTANDHGITTVGSHNLIMAYAHLGHDCVLGSHIVIANAVQFAGHVCVEDHVVIGGATAIHHFVTIGQHAFVGGMTRAVNDCPPFMIAEGNPAVIRGVNTTGLGRRGFTAESISNLKDAWKRLYRRTATGKAGNTASALEDLEDAYPHDACVLALVAHVRRSGQGVYGRYREGLRKDNPRTNPAK encoded by the coding sequence ATGCCCGAAATCCACCCCCTAGCCGTCGTCGACCCTCAAGCCACGCTTGCCGACGACGTCCGAGTCGGTCCGTTCTGCCACGTCGGGCCCAAGGTCACCCTGGGCACGGGGACCCGGCTGGTGTCTCACGTCACCATCACCGGCCGCACCACCCTCGGCGAAAACAACACCGTCTGGTCCGGGGCCGTGCTCGGCGGCGACCCGCAAGACCTCAAGTTCCAGGGCGAAGACTCCCAGCTGGTGATCGGCGATCACAACGAGATCCGCGAGTGCGTCACCATCCACAAGGGCACCGCCAACGACCACGGCATCACCACCGTCGGTAGCCACAACCTCATCATGGCCTACGCCCACCTCGGCCACGACTGCGTCCTGGGCAGCCACATCGTCATCGCCAACGCCGTGCAGTTCGCCGGCCACGTCTGCGTCGAGGACCACGTGGTCATCGGCGGCGCCACCGCCATCCACCACTTCGTCACCATCGGCCAGCACGCCTTCGTCGGCGGCATGACCCGCGCGGTCAACGACTGCCCGCCGTTCATGATCGCCGAGGGCAACCCCGCCGTGATCCGCGGCGTCAATACCACCGGCCTGGGCCGCCGCGGCTTCACCGCCGAGTCGATCAGCAATCTCAAAGACGCCTGGAAACGCCTCTACCGCCGCACCGCCACGGGCAAGGCCGGCAACACCGCTTCCGCCCTGGAAGACCTGGAAGACGCCTACCCCCACGACGCCTGCGTCCTGGCCCTGGTCGCCCACGTCCGCCGGTCGGGCCAAGGCGTCTACGGCCGATACCGCGAAGGCCTCCGCAAGGACAACCCGCGGACCAACCCGGCGAAATAA
- a CDS encoding SPOR domain-containing protein yields the protein MNGSRVLRVVLCLMLLSGVVLQSGCRNSQPTATLDDANSAYHRGDYEQAYSFASAIASAEPSLDSAEAAYVAGLSAGELGRTDKAVKYLRQAAEGFDKELAANAGVMLGLAYSTQERYALATDALLSAAPTLTGEDRAKAYYYAAIAQQKLGRWANARDHLTLARASSADPAFRKQVEDQLAVNGYTLQLGSFANVENAQAAADQIRDAAIEARVGAPRLLANPARPGQTLVHLGRFTTYTSAAAYRDELGIPGAFIVPVATEQVR from the coding sequence ATGAATGGATCCCGCGTGTTGCGTGTCGTGTTGTGTTTGATGCTGCTGTCTGGTGTGGTGTTGCAGTCGGGCTGCCGTAATTCTCAGCCCACCGCGACGCTGGACGACGCCAACAGCGCCTACCACCGCGGCGACTACGAACAGGCCTACAGCTTCGCCTCCGCCATCGCGTCCGCCGAGCCCTCGCTGGACTCGGCCGAGGCGGCGTACGTCGCGGGCCTGTCTGCGGGTGAGCTCGGCCGGACCGACAAGGCCGTGAAATACCTCCGCCAGGCCGCCGAGGGCTTCGACAAGGAACTCGCCGCCAATGCCGGGGTCATGCTCGGCCTGGCCTACTCGACCCAGGAACGCTACGCCCTGGCGACCGACGCCCTGCTCTCGGCCGCGCCCACGCTCACCGGCGAAGACCGCGCCAAGGCCTACTACTACGCCGCCATCGCCCAGCAGAAGCTCGGTCGATGGGCCAACGCCCGGGACCACCTGACCCTGGCCCGCGCCTCGTCCGCCGACCCCGCGTTCCGCAAGCAGGTCGAAGACCAACTCGCCGTGAACGGCTACACGCTCCAGCTCGGCTCGTTCGCCAATGTCGAAAACGCCCAGGCCGCCGCCGACCAGATCCGCGACGCCGCGATCGAGGCCCGCGTCGGTGCCCCCCGCCTGCTCGCCAACCCCGCCCGCCCCGGCCAGACGCTGGTGCACCTGGGCCGGTTCACCACCTACACCTCCGCCGCGGCCTACCGCGACGAGCTGGGCATCCCCGGCGCGTTCATCGTCCCGGTCGCCACCGAACAGGTGCGGTGA